The window GTGGAACTGGCCGCCGAGCTCCTGCTCTCCCCCGATTGGACCCCCCTCTCCTACACGCTGGTGGTCCAGACGCCCCATGGGAAACAGCACTTAGCCGCGCGCATCGCTGGCGAGGAGGTGACGTTCGAAGCGGTGGTCGGCCTCGTCCGGCAGGACCGGGAGCTTACGGAAACGCCGCCGTTCGCGGTGCTCGACAACAACGTGATCGGCCACTGGCACGCGCTGTACCGGTTCCTGCGGGCCGCGGGGCGGACGGGGGAGATGCAGGGCACCGCCCTCATCCCTCAGGCGTTCGCCGCCCTTCCGTTCCGGGCTCAGCCGCCGGAGCCGGTGGGGCTCAAGGTGGGTGAGCGGACGCTCCCTGCCGAGCGCTACCGGGTGCAACTCGCGGACCAGGAGGTGTGGCTGTATGGGCAGGGGGAGCTCCTCCTCGGGGCGGTGTTCCCGACCCAGCTGGCGCTGGCCTACCTGGAAGAGGTCCTGCCGGATGGGCTGATCGTCGTCGAGCCCGTCCCCTCGCCCTAGGGCTTCCCCCTCGTCGCGGGTTGCCGGGCCCCACTTGACGCCCCCGGGGCATTCTCTCTACAATGTATTGGTCTGACCAATGGACCCGACCTCGGGCTTGCCTGAAGGGAGACGGTCCTTCCTGGTCCTGGACCGCATCGTGCAGGCCATCCGGTCCGGTGAGTACCAGGAAGGGGCCCGTTTGCCCACCGAACGGGAGCTCGCCGATCTGTGCGGCGTCAGCCGTTCCTCGGTCCGGGAAGCCCTCAGCATTCTGAGCGCCCTCGATATCGTGGACCGGCGCGTCGGGGACGGCACCTACGTGCGCTGCTGCGACGACCGGGTCCTGTCCCTGACCCTGGAGCTGGCCCGGGGCGAGGCGGACCTGCGGGACACGTTTGAACTGCAACGGATCCTCGAGGTCGGCGTGGCCGAGCTCGCCGCCCGCATCATGTCTGCCGATCACCTCGCCGAGATCCAAGTAGCGGTCGGAGAGATGGAAAAAGCCGCCGCCCGCGGCGACGTGGAGGCCTATTTTGCCGCCGACCGCCGGTTCCACCTCACGGTCGCCGCCGCCACCGGCAATGCCCTGCTCGAGCGCCAGCTCCGCTCCCTGATCGCTCAGATGGACCGTCCGCTGTGGCGCACCGTCAAGGGCTATTTCATCCGGCATCAGGCCGAGTACCTCAACCGGTCACTGGCCGCCCACCGCCGGCTCTTGTCGGCGTTCCGGCTTCGGGACACCGCCCTCGCCCGCAGGGTCATGGAAGAGCACTTCGAACGCATCCGGGGGGAGATCTTCGGCGATGCCTGACGGCAACGTGACGACGCACGGGGCATCCCTCTGGACTGGGTGGTGCCGGTTCATTGGTCAGACCAAACGGCAACCGCCGCGCCGGGACCTTCGGGGCAGGCAGACCGGGTCCGGGGAGCGGTCGGGGTACGGCAGAGGGGAGGTGGGAGCCGGCCTGAGCTTGGGCGAATTGACGGGAGATGCTGATTTCTAACGCAAGGAGGGACGATGCGGAAGGCATGTGTAGTGCTGAGCGTGGGGTTGTTGGCGATCCTGGTGGGGTTCGGCGTGGCAGCGAAGGAAACCCTCCTGATCTACACGTCTACCCCGGTGGAGATCATGACCAAGCTCGAACAGATGTTCGAGGCGACCTACCCGGACATCGACCTCCAGGTGTTCCGCTCCGGAACCGGCAACATCGCTGCCAAGCTCGCTGCAGAACGGGAGGCGGGGAAGATCCAGGCCGACCTGATCTGGGTTGCTGAGTACACGTACCTCGAAGAGCTCAAAGCCCAGAACCTCCTCTACAAGTACGAATCGCCAGAGGCGAAGAACATCCCTGCACTCCTTGTGGATAAGGATGGCTACTACTACGGGGCCCGCATCTTCGCGTTGGTCATTGCGTACAACACGAACTACGTCAAGGACCCGCCCCGGACGTGGACCGATCTCCTTGATCCGAAGTGGAAGGGGCAGATCGTAACCGCCAACCCTAGCTACTCCGGGTCCAATGCGATCGCCGCCGCCGTCCTCGGCATGAAGTACGGGCTCGACTACTTCCGCGGCCTGGCCGCGAACAACACCACCGTCGTCCAGGGCAACAGCCAATCCGTGACCGAGGTCGCTGCCGGCGCGTACCTGGTCGGGTTGACCTTGGACAACATGGTCCGCGGTCTCAAGGCCCAGGGAAGCCCGATCGACCTCGTGTACCCCGACGACGGCCCGATCTTCCTCCCGAGCCCGATCGGGATCTTCGCCACGAGCCAGCATCTTGAGGCGGCGAAGAAGTTCGTGGATTACGTGCTGTCGGCAGAGGGACAGCGGGCGCTCGTTGAGATCGGAGCCTACATCCCGGCCAGGACCGACGTCGCCGGGCCGGCCGGGGCGCCGACCCTCGATGAGCTCGTGGCGAAGGCGATGCCGGCGGAGATAGAGGCCATCGTCGCC of the Candidatus Acetothermia bacterium genome contains:
- a CDS encoding FadR family transcriptional regulator; protein product: MDPTSGLPEGRRSFLVLDRIVQAIRSGEYQEGARLPTERELADLCGVSRSSVREALSILSALDIVDRRVGDGTYVRCCDDRVLSLTLELARGEADLRDTFELQRILEVGVAELAARIMSADHLAEIQVAVGEMEKAAARGDVEAYFAADRRFHLTVAAATGNALLERQLRSLIAQMDRPLWRTVKGYFIRHQAEYLNRSLAAHRRLLSAFRLRDTALARRVMEEHFERIRGEIFGDA
- a CDS encoding ABC transporter substrate-binding protein, coding for MRKACVVLSVGLLAILVGFGVAAKETLLIYTSTPVEIMTKLEQMFEATYPDIDLQVFRSGTGNIAAKLAAEREAGKIQADLIWVAEYTYLEELKAQNLLYKYESPEAKNIPALLVDKDGYYYGARIFALVIAYNTNYVKDPPRTWTDLLDPKWKGQIVTANPSYSGSNAIAAAVLGMKYGLDYFRGLAANNTTVVQGNSQSVTEVAAGAYLVGLTLDNMVRGLKAQGSPIDLVYPDDGPIFLPSPIGIFATSQHLEAAKKFVDYVLSAEGQRALVEIGAYIPARTDVAGPAGAPTLDELVAKAMPAEIEAIVANINFYTQQFVKILLGQ